In the genome of Arachis hypogaea cultivar Tifrunner chromosome 9, arahy.Tifrunner.gnm2.J5K5, whole genome shotgun sequence, the window CGAATAGCGGcggtttttttagaatttaaccGCCGCAAAACAAAATTCTAGCAGTTCAATAAGCGTTGCCTGTTAGGGAGTGGAGATTTGATTTTGCAGCGATTTTGAAAAACCGCTGGTACAACCGCAACAAATCACATAATTGATTTTGCGACGGTTGCAGAACCGCCACTATTTGgtaaatagtttttaaaaaaaattgtggcaATTTTATAACCGCGGCTATCTTTCACGCTGGTTTAAAAAATTTTGTGGCAGTTTGAAACTGCCACAATCtgctatataaaattataaaaaaaattctgaaaGTCAAACCACTTTGAAATAATCCATAAAGTGTGCAATACAAGATCAACtgataatactaaattaaaactCAAGAGAGTCATTAGATAGAACGAAATTATTCTAGCCACATTTTAAATTAGAACATTCTAGCATCAATATAAGGCCTCAAGGAATGTCAATATTTATAGTATAGGCAGGGTGTACTATAGGTAGAAAATCCAAAGCAACCTTTGAGTCCATTAGAGTCATTAGGTCACGCATATTTACAGAGAAGGTGTATTCAGAATTTTCAACTAGACcaagaaagtgaaaaagaaaaaaagttaagGAAGTTCAAAAATAGAGAATAAGTGATATTATtgattatcttatttttataaaataaaattttaaaaaaaattgaaatgttaagagataaaaatattataGTTGTATACCTTTTAACTTAATGGGAGATGCAGTCATCCCAAAAATTCAAGGGAGGTCAAGATAAAAAGTTCAATTCCCTATGATAGAGCTCCTATGTGTTATTTATAACCAAGTACTTAAGCTTTAACAGGCTGAGTTGGGGCAAACCAAAACTGAGAGGGGTGTCGGGGATTGAATTGAAAAATAGTGGTACTGCTCCAGTACCATGTTCAATTTAGAGGAAAATAAAAGAGAAGGATGTGTAAAGCCCAGGTAAAGCACAAAATGGTAGCAGAATCGTCTAGTTTCAAAATGTTTTGTGTGCTTGTTGACTTGCCAAAGGTGTTTTAGTTATACGATGAGAAGACCAACATAGGTTCAAATGAGAAACTAGTAATTAATAGTTGTAGAGAAGAGAAGATGGTTGATTTAGAAGTATTTTTGGGAAAATTGGATTTTGATGCAGTATGATAGTGTTTGATTTATGTAGACGACCTTTCTTAACTGGATAAAGTTTGTTCTGCAATGGAGTGCTCTCTTAGCCTAATCATCACAAGATATCTAAAGTTTGATTTATTAGACCTACTAGTTTTAAAATCTAGAGAGTTAACCTTGGCATAATAATAAGATTGTTGTCCTGCAACCTACaagttttattttttggataatattttttatttttttattcattggataatgctacatccggacagttgatttttttttgctacacttgatcacaaattaagaataaattaattttaaaaattaaaaaaattttttttgaatatttttggaatttcttaatctTTTACattgagaaaaaatatattttttgtttaaatataaaaaataataaatttatagatctattgtttattagatattaatggactttattttatttttattatttaaataaaaaatatttaaaaataaataaaccctGCAAAGGTGATAACAAATTATTTCACCAAATTACACCAGCTTGTTGAGAttggttttaattattttatttaaagaaaaaatctcAAATTTATTTCAGTCGtatttaataaatcaaaatgaCCAACATTACAACAAATGGCTAATATTATAAACTTACTTTCCCTTAGCATGATGGTACTCGTCTATTATTAGAAGCTTAATCATATCAAATTTGAGAAAATTGTGCCTCAAACTTCTGAGTAATATAGCTGGAGTAATGACAAGCATCTTAGACATTCAAAAGAAAAAGCCTTGTTGATAATAAGTTAGTAACCACCTCCAAACTATGTAGCAAACAAATATTTCAGAAGTATCACACTTAAAAGAACCAAAGATGCATGTCACACTTAGATAAAACTGAATATTGAAAAACGGAAAGTCGATAGtcttcttttccattttctttgaacACAAAGGCTTAGGCTAAAAACCATCTAAAAGGCAGAATTAGAACTAGGATTGACTACAAGAATAACATGAATGCTACTAACCTTCAcaccttttcaatttctttttaggCATTAGCTACTAAACCAGTTGTATTTCTAGGCTTGTGTAATACATTACAGATCCTTTGCTATCAACAACAGCAACCAAGAAAATAGTATTTCTTTTCTCATTGCCAAAAGGGGTAAATTACAATAGAAAAATTAAGCTTCAGAAATGCAAAAACATGAGCATACAATAGTGTAATAATACACCTCAAATTCTTTTCTTCTAATTCATAGGCCATGGAGTAATCTTAAATCAAATGATGTTAAAACTTAACAAGCAATGCACTAGTTAATAATGTAAGAATGAAACAATTGATCAAAAAGAAACTTCCAAAAACACATAAGATAGAGAATCCTGTAGCACATTACCATATTAAGAATCAATATATACAAAGACATGACATGAGTCTCAGCCCAAAAAATATCCAAAGACAACAACAAATAGAGGAAACATTTCTATCTTAGGAAAATACATAGTTTCTCAACATCTCCCAAcacttgttttttttcttttttttattgtacaaaataaattaaagcatTAAAATATAATTGAGTATGGTTAATGGGCATGTTGAAAATGAACATAAACAACTAAAATGGACATAGCTTGCTAGTTTTATAACACATTAGAACTTCAAGCACAAAGAGAACAAAACAAAATTGTGTTATCAAAACCAATTAAAGGCATCTTTACCATCCAATATTCATTCATCAGgacaaaagctcttaaaactgaTAAAAAAGGGTCAAGAAAAgcttactaacctttttcaaatgCAAGTAATGTGAATCAATTGTTAAAAAATCTGAAGCACATAACTTGAGTTCAACAACCCCAAAATTATATGATCAATCACATGATCAAGCAACAAACTTTATCTGTTTCTGAAATAAATTTCCAAAAATTAAAAGCACCCATCATCAATAACCTAGCAAAAAGAATATGTTTAAGATGTAAAATTGAAGTTGTGAGAAATGTCAGTATTTGAgagaatatacaaaataaaataaaaaaagataacaaatatTTGAGAATATGTAAAAGTCAAATTACAGTACAAGAATGAGAGAGTTATATGTATGGGCTCGAATATAAGGGTTATGAACTATCCAACTAAACAAGGAAGCACCAATAATTAGAATGCAATCTTAACTAACATAGTTAACCAAACAATAATCATAATGACTAACATACTCTTAACGCTCCACTCAAATGTGGGGAGATAGAAGTTTTGATATTATGATATGATACTAAAATAATTTGTCTCACAAAAGCTATTTCATAAATCTTTTAGACACACACATACAAACACAAATACACCCATTTAGGCATAATCAACagcaaaataaaactcaaaaacagtaCTCAATTAAGCTACCAAGTTTGCCATTCATCCTTTTTCATAATGCACAATAATTTAGATATTCATACATACATATTAAGGCTTGGTATTTTCCAGGCCACCCCTGGGTTTAGGAAGGAGGTCTTTCTCCTTATTAGTTTTATTCAGTGATGAGCCAAAGCAATACACACTAAAATATCAAGATTCAAGGGTTCAGAAATTGGGAAAAAATTGAATCAGAATATTAATTTGGGAAAGAAAAATTTGGGCAAAATCAATCGATTAGTGTTGTTTGAACCAAAATTCAGAAGGTATAGAGATGAAATTAAtgcaaaattactaaaattaaattgGGATAAGGGAGAAGAACGTACGAGATTGAGGGGAGAGGGGCCGATCTGCAACTCACAACAAGGCAAGGGGGAAGGCTGCCGACGACGACACCGGGACGGATGGCTCGAGAGGACGCCGACGATGTCATGGACATGCACGACGAAAGTAGAAGACTTGGACGACCCCTTCCCCTTTACCTTCGCGAGTGGGAGCTACACGGCGGAGGGAGGAGACCAGTAATGGGAAAGAACGACGACACGGATGTGACGGCTGGAACTGATTAAGGAAAGATTCACGACGGTGGGGGAAGAAAACCAGTGATTGGCGCCGTTGCTCTGTTGGGTTCGCGTGCAAAAGGTGAAGGTTAATAGCGCCTATTAATTTTTGTTTGGGTATTTTAGTGAAACGAAACTCCTCCCCCCTACACAAGGTTATTTGCTGCGGTTGGGGTCCAAAACTGCCTCAAGTCAAATCAATTGGAGCGGAGCTTATTTACGTAACAAGAACCGCACCAATTCAACCAATTTGCGGTAATTTAAAAAAATGCTGGCAATTTGTGGCTGCTAAGTCCCATTATTCTGGTTGCGTATGAGTGGCGTGGCCTCCAACTGTAATATCGCTACTACTAATTAATGATCAAGGTGATTTTTATAATTCaacataaatatatattctaGAGCAATTATATAGACTAGTATTAATAAACACTAAGGTGCCTAGttgattcattttttttatttattatatatatataaataataaaagtttaATAAGATCAGATGACATGAtctatacattaattaaaatattttggatttaaattataaaaataataattttttttataaattatatacaatgaagactattttttaaaaagttagatactaatatttttaatattttacttttatttcatcTTCACTTTCAATCACGTGCAAAATTATGTGTTGCAGCAGAAAATAATgtgtagaaaattaaaaaaaaaagagtaaattacTAATTCTATCCTCAAATTATCAGAACGGTGACAAATATAACCTCCAATCTTATTAACGACAAAAATACAcataaaatattgaaaaacacTACAAAAATGTCCgctcataaataaaaatatattctgtTAACAGAGTTGGCTGAGCTATCAAATGGATTCCGTTACACCTATTCTTCTGCTTCTCCTTCATTCTCCCTCACTCCCTCCCTCCCCCAAACCTCCCAGAAAGAGCTTACGCCTCACCCTCTTCACTTTCACTCTGAATCCATGGCTGCTGCCTTCCGATCTTCTTTGTTTCGCGCTCTCACACCCCACTTCCTACTCCtttttttcttctcccttcttctcacattcACTTCTCCAACACACAGCACAATTGCTCATCAACCCACAccactttctttttttctttgtcttcaacAGCAGAACCTCATTATGCCACTACTACTTGCTCGCCACCATTCCATTATCGTCAGGAGCAAATCTCGCAGTTCTTTACCCTCTTTACTCTCGCAGTAGATCTCTTGATCTTTCCTCTTAGATTTGTCATCATCGTTGCTGTTTTCTCGCCGCCCCTCCATCGTTTTCAGGAACCTATCTAACAGCGCCTTACTTTTCTCTCTCGCAGTAAGCCAGGCGGTGAGGAGCTCTTTCTTCAGCTCCTCTCTTTTGTCATTCTTTCTCTttggattctatttttattagattATTAAAAAAAGCATAATGAGAAATTGTGAAATTGCTTATTATGGATGATTGTTACTGATCATGGCTGATTATTGCTGTGGCTGAGATGAAGAAGGTGAGGCGTAAGGTTTATTCTGGGAGGTTTGGAGGAGGGAGGGAGTCACTGAGATGTTGCTTATTGTTGTTGTAGTTGCTTTGGAAAGTGTGGGAGGATGAGAGCAAAGGGTAGCATAACTGTAGGTGCCATCATTAAGAACCGTCATCCCAGTTTTTAGATATGAGAGCAATCACACCAGTCACCGAAATTGTCACTGTAATTCCATTTTCACCGATGTGGCATTATAAATGGAAACATTGTGCTTAATCTCTTTATAGTTCATTCCCAAAATGATCCCCCAATATTGTTCATGACTTTGACAGAGATCTAACAATTCCAGCAAATAGTGGCAGTTTTTGGAGCCGTTTTGTAGTGGTTTGAACTGCCGCAAAATATTTCGCGGTGGTTAATTAAACGCCAAAAGATGGGACACAGGTAAACGGTTAGCGGCGGTTTTTTCTAACCGCTGGAATAACCGTTGCAAAATATTAATTGGTTTCGCAGCGGTTATTAACTGCTGCAGTATGAGGGTCAAAAATGATATTTCCAATTTTGCGACGGTTTGCAACCGCTGCTAAATGCCAGTAATTTGAAAACGAAGCCATCTTCTGGCGAGTGATAACCGCCgctaaatatcataaaaattggcAATATGACTGTTATGCGGCAATTAAAATTGGTTGAATAAATTTATTGCACTCTTGTTAATAATTATTTCTTAACGATTTTTCCCAATAAGATGATTAAAAGTTTGTCTCTATTAAGGTATTTagtcacttttcttttcttattttcattttatttcttgctATGTGATTTGCATCTCATAAAATTAGCTGAAATCTCACCACCCAAATCTTTCCTTGTTTGATGTCAAAGATCCTCCGCAGCACCTCCTTCTGCAAGTGAATCTCAGGCAGCCACTACCAGGATAACGCATCAACTGAGTCAGTTTTGCAAATCAATAGCGAGCAATTAGCCTCTGAAGCAAGAAGAAGACCTTGCCAGAAAAAAGCATCGACTTACTTTCCTTTCTGTTAattttttattccacttctatttatgatttcttttctcttccttttctAAGGGGAAAAAGAAACTCGAAACATATTCTCTATCCATGGTTGGACATGTAGTTCCAAATAATTTTGCtaacattttttgttatttagttttagttttaaaaaatattttgttatgtgATTGATTTTGTTTAACAATAGATCAACCAAATGCAATTTATGTAATTAGGCAATCTAAAGTTTATGCTCCACTAATAACATTACCATTAAAACTTAAAAGCAGTGTTCATTATCGGCAATGGTAGGTGACAATTTCAGTGACTGGGGTGAGGGCTCTCATATCAAGAGATTAGAAAGATGTttggtttgttttaaaaatataaaacgtTTTGTTCAAAAttagtaaatataaaataaagatgtgggATCAATCTATAAATACTTTTGTCTGCTCCATCCAATGGAGCTTTCTATAAAAATGTCATCAAATTCTTTGCTTAGATTATAAGATGCTATATTTTGGAAAcataaatcataataataattcttCGTCATTTCACTTAATTTCTCATTACTCAACTTTATAAGTTTAATTAAGTATAACTTTTGTTTCCACTCttgaagaggagattacaatacTTATGATAAACAGGattaagaaaaagaagagagtataatATGAAGGGAAAGTCTAGGGAGCagcaattttattatattttggccagcatgtaaccagcagagaaaggtgagccattggatgaaatctcacaccaatctcacaccatcaaatcatcgtTGATAACTAATtaatggctaccaatcacaaatatTGCTGCCCCCTAGCATTACTCCCCAAGGGCGTTGGAGAATAACATTGTGTCTTACATTAGTGGGTGGAAGCAAGTTAGGTGCTTAGTGATGCAATGGAATGTTAGACAGAATAAAGAGAAAATAACTAGCTCTAATAGAAATGATAACCGATAAAAGAAAAAGTGGGAGTGATGGAAATGTCTCATGTATAAATTGGATTTAGAtaaataagttcgaattctctaaattttagatttttattttagaggataaagtaaaaatttttattattttttttatctcacttatgaaataaatggtaataaatcatactttattctctaaaataaaattcaaaatttagagaatttaaaTCCTAGACAAATATATTGTAGGTGGATGTATAACAAATGGTGAAGGTCATATTAAGTATTTCATGGAGATTGTTATAGTTATATATGCGGTAatatttattcaaagaaatttacttttcatatttcttattttttcgatctttaatttatttcaattattCTATGATATTCTAAATTCTCATATTTGTTCTTGTAAATTTTCAATATCTCGTGTTAAAATTTAACGGTTTTGTTCTAAAAATTTGATTACATAAAGACTTTTGCAggctttaaatatatataaatatgttatgactaatttaataattgatatttatcaaatatttatgtaaatcaaaatatatatttttgcagactttttattataatttaatttgtattttcatAATTATCTTAATAATATACCGCTTGCAAATTAAGATTCTTATAAAAATAATGAGAAAAGTTTACAAacaaaaaggatttttttttaattgtcttttttttttttgtagagactcaatttaaataaacaacttaattaaatttcttttgaaaaaatagttaaacaataaatacttatattaaaattataaacatataaacatataaattatttttgtattcattaagataaattattattatgcaatcaaattattataatattaaaatattatttttatttataacatataaaatataaaataattatattttatttcatattactTGACAAATGCATAGATTGtttcattaacaaaaattaaaacttattaaATAACTACTTTAGTTAAAAATatcattatataatataatttttatccaaatatttattataatttagttcatttaacatatatatatatatatatatatatatatatatatatatatatatatatgaaaatgttgagagtttaatttatttttttcttttttaataaaaagctATTTTGAATTGTTTTATATAtacgttaaaaaaataaaaaaataagtaatagtatcgtttttaacttttttaaaaaatatatatatataggtaaagTAGTTTTGCttctacataaataaaaaattagagatgaCATGAAGATTTAAATTGTGGAGACCTAACTTGTCATTATTCAATTATGATGGTTtctaagaacaaaattaaaaagatttatatCACATATTTTGTTGTTAACCCAACTTAATCAAGTTGGAGGTGAGGTAGAAACCAAATCATGATTCAAATTATGCTCTAAATacctaacaatttttttttgaaaaaataaaaatactacttATAAAGATCCTCAATCTATAATTCCTACTTTATCTAAGTCAAAATTAAGAAAATCTATTTCTCATAACTGATATTCCAACTAATTAGTACTTAACCACtttgaggatatatatataagtcgtttgaaaaaatgaaaagagtgtATCCGGTAACATTTTAGAGTGACTAAATTCTAATCTTGCTACCTTTATTATATGATTTTTACGTAGAAGTAAGATTTTATCAAACGTTTTAACTTTTTAGtcttactatttttttataacaaaaaaaaaaaatatgttcaaACGTTCTAACTTGTTAAACATGTTCATATatggaacaaaatatatttattagttcGAACGCTTTTTTAAAGTCTTCGAGTGATCGTATATCTTATATCTAAAATGTAGTAAAAttcaacttttctattttttaatatagataaataatttagaatcttgttctaagatatccttaCTCTTTTTATACTCTTATAAGATTAGACTTCTAATTTCTAGTTGATGAAATTCTATTCACCGTTAAAAAAATCGAATTcgattatttattcaattttttttctttatatttcatttttgtattttaatttactactttttttaatttcttattttagaCTAAAATAAGTTAGGAGACATAGACtattatgtataaataaaaaaaattaaatacaaagtcaatttttttttattagtgaCTTTTTTTTAAGtcaacaaaaaaaagaagattgactttgtatttaatattttattctctaCATCTTATTTTAGCAAAACATATATTATTCCTAACAACACATTCTTCTTTAGTTACCCGCAGGTAATGGATTAAAGGAAGACAGAAAGTCACAACATTTACACTTTCCCAAGGCGCAACAAAGTATATAACAATGTCTAATAAGACTTCCTTCCACGCTACCTTGTTCAACCAATCCATTTAATCCAACATTTGATTCTGATTTTTCTTCCCTATATCctgcaaatatataataattctttgAAAAGTTCTTCACAAGGtaataatttaacaaataattagcattttttaaaattaaatcatcaTATCTGAGAATTATTAATTACCAAGAATTAATTAAATCAGCTCAATCTGattgttcttttttttctcttaaatttgAACTCAATATATCAAAATATTTAGTCAACTCAAATTAATCTTGCGTTAAATAATCATTGTTTTGAGACTTAAATCGAATCAGCCGATTCAACTACATTAATTAAGAACTAATCATGGCATCGGTTCGGTTTAGAATAAAAATCGGTCAACAATAAATCAatcaaaaacatagaaaattttatcaaataatcaattaatcaattgAATCGATCCAATTTTTTAGTAGTTAACtgatttaaaataatagaatacaaaatttattcttttaactgAACCAATTTGATcaccaatttaatttttaaaatctcataaataattaaagataattttgcaTTAAATGATGGGGGAATAAAgaacaaaagcaaaagaaaagaagtaaGAGTGTGATCTAGACAAGCATGGAAGCAGGCATATATACCTTGGTTTGGGGCATGAGCAGGGTTGCCTCCAACTAATATATCCTTGGCAATGCCACTACCTGTAATAATATATTAATGATGAAGGTGATTTTTATAATTCAACGCAGATATTTTAGagcaattatataaataaatatgttttatgtaataataatattttatttttatttaatctttattttcaattaagtgcAAAATTATGTATTGCAACATAATATGTAAGAAATAGGGGGAATTATGTGTAGAGAATTTAGAGGCAAAAAGATGTCATTAATTgcgaaagaaaaatattaaatttatttcaatcattttttatttgtataattgttttataaaatagtttatgtaacaaactaacaatcatTATATAGTAGATagaatcaattattaaaaaaattgtgagAATAACATAAAGCAATGCGTAAAGGGATCACCTGGTCCATAGCTAGAGAAAGTCTGAGGAAGATCTCTGGCAACTATCTTTGAAGGAACAAGAACAACCAAAGCTAAGAGTCCTATAATGACTATTACATATTTTGAAGCCATTTTTAGTAGATGAACTGAAATTAGACGAAAAATATATGAGAAAATTTTCAACAGAAGGATAGTTTATATACACAAGAGAAGAAAGACCATCGTTACTTAAATATGACCCACCCACACCCAAAACCCCCCACCCCTCCGGCCCTCCCCTAATAACTATGCGAGAAAactttgtaattaattttttaaaaatgctatttgtacacaaAAATCAATTATCAATGTATTTGTACACAAATACATAtgtgttttaatttatttcaatatgtatttatattttagcatatattttatactggtaaCTGActttagtagttgattttagtatacacgtaACATAACTCTTAATTTTTATGTACATTAAAGTAAACATTAATTGGGAAAAAGCCAAATTTGTAATTAATGTTgatgaaattaattataaaattacatATTAATCCAAATAGAAAAAATAAGGTCATTTGTagataaacaaaatcaaataataaattttttaaatattattttcatgcgaaaaactttatattttttattaataattaattttaatatttattatctaaaatttgaaagaatttaatgTATACTTTatagttttatatttgattagatgTTAAGTCTAttgcataaataaaaataattaattttcatacttattatttaaaaattatattttttcttcatatatatataaaaatataattgaatattagaataaaaattatttatattaataattataaaattaactcaaaattattttttgaaacgATTGAATCTTTGttctaattattaatcacaatattagtatttttttcaattcatatgtaataaatatttgagaaaaaaaaggtgaaaatatgtattaaaaagataaatggtAAAAGcttgaaactaaataaaaaaaattaaaaagtatgtatataacaataatatattttttatgttaatatataatattataaaattattttttattatatatttaattataattttttaacatattttttataattttatgaatttatatgaattatattattttattaattttattttttatataacagAAAAGTAGATATAAATAAAGAACGAGTGAGAAAAGAGAGATAAAGATGAAGAAGGATTTAGAGAATGAGAGCCtttgttaattttggagggaaatattttattttgattgtaATAAAAGAATATCTCGTGATATATTTTGaattgatttgtcaaattagtaatataaatataaattatgagTTATATATAAGGTGGGAAGGATAGAGAGAAACAAAAAAGGAGTTAGAGGTAGATAAGAGAATGCAGgaagaaaatttattaattttgaaaaaaagtatTTCATcttaattttaatgaaaaagtgTCATATTAcacattttaattatttaattattaatataatatagttatattttaattttttaatattttaattttaattataattaaagaatatcatattgcacattttgattgttaaatttataattagtcattgataatgatatataagagagatagagaaaatgaagaaatgagagagataaaaaaagaaagaaaagaggagataactctataattttaaaaaaaatatttaatttcaattaaaataaaaaaaagtgacatGTAAcacatttttattataaaattaataatatataattgattatattaaaaactaaattttacatatttttctATAATAACCTTCTTAAATAATACGTAATGTATTTTTCTATAGAAAATTACTCCCTCCATTCCAAAATATGTCACTTTTTTTGTatgaattcattaaaaaaattaatgtgttTAAATAAAAAGTTCGTCCAGAagcattaattttttaattaacccAAAAAGTAAAcaataataatcatatatatataaatatttttataattaaatctaattaagttggtataaatctaaaaaaaatacgtaaatatgttattgacttattgctttatcttttttgcattttttcaccaccaatatttttttacataacacaaaaattcaaaaaacacaattttataaatatagcataaaaatttttgtaa includes:
- the LOC112712896 gene encoding uncharacterized protein, with the translated sequence MASKYVIVIIGLLALVVLVPSKIVARDLPQTFSSYGPGSGIAKDILVGGNPAHAPNQGYREEKSESNVGLNGLVEQGSVEGSLIRHCYILCCALGKCKCCDFLSSFNPLPAGN